Proteins encoded together in one Miscanthus floridulus cultivar M001 chromosome 16, ASM1932011v1, whole genome shotgun sequence window:
- the LOC136512531 gene encoding thioredoxin F, chloroplastic-like, with the protein MALRIPTISSSHGLASSPAVFLAVGSSWASSAAAAVQKRSLLLSTTTSETRGGGVAPVRSSGLETTSVGVRAEAITGQVTEVNKDTFWPIVEAAGDKVVVLDMYTEWCGPCKVMAPKFQEMSEKNLDVVFLKLDCNQDNKPLAKELGIKVVPTFKILKGGKVVKEVTGAKIEELAHAIDTVKSG; encoded by the exons ATGGCCCTGCGCATACCCACCATCTCCTCGTCCCACGGGCTGGCCTCCTCGCCGGCTGTCTTCTTGGCGGTTGGCAGCAGCTGggcgtcgtcggcggcggcggcggtccagAAGAGGAGCCTGCTGCTGTCGACGACAACCTCCGAGACGCGGGGAGGAGGAGTCGCGCCGGTGAGGTCGAGCGGGCTCGAGACGACCTCGGTGGGAGTGAGAGCTGAGGCCATCACCGGGCAGGTCACGGAGGTCAACAAGGACACCTTTTGGCCCATCGTCGAGGCCGCCGGCGACAAGGTCGTCGTCCTCGACATGTACACTGAATG GTGCGGGCCTTGCAAAGTGATGGCTCCCAAGTTCCAAGAGATGTCTGAGAAGAACCTGGATGTTGTGTTCCTCAAGCTCGACTGCAACCAGGACAACAAG CCACTTGCAAAGGAACTGGGAATAAAGGTTGTGCCAACGTTCAAGATCCTCAAGGGTGGGAAGGTCGTCAAGGAGGTCACTGGCGCCAAGATCGAGGAGCTAGCGCATGCCATCGACACAGTCAAGTCAGGCTGA